A genomic region of Campylobacter corcagiensis contains the following coding sequences:
- a CDS encoding M23 family metallopeptidase translates to MKTYVSITDSSGNKKYEFSPNFRRNLLLGAVFLVSIFLLLLLSNLSLKLKNSDLEDILQKIYAQNLELRNSNEELLKARNDLTKELDKSGEELSNLELMAALQETNLKEQKQNGSLNLSSNLSLKFKKVIPSGWPVQNRGVTDSYGERIHPVSRVKRLHHGIDLRASVGTPAYATADGFVKFSGDSGTGYGKLVSIAHNFGFETRYAHMENVDVVRMGQWVKKGDLIGYTGNTGLSTGPHLHYEVRFLDHSLDPINFMEQTGLFYKERKVPWNATAKAIEDF, encoded by the coding sequence ATGAAAACCTATGTTAGCATAACTGACAGTAGTGGCAATAAAAAGTATGAGTTTTCTCCAAATTTTAGGCGAAATTTACTGCTTGGAGCTGTTTTTTTAGTCTCTATTTTTTTACTACTTTTGCTTTCAAATTTGAGTTTAAAACTTAAAAATAGTGATCTAGAAGATATACTTCAAAAAATTTATGCTCAAAATTTAGAGCTTAGAAACTCAAATGAAGAGCTCTTAAAAGCAAGAAATGATTTAACAAAAGAGCTTGATAAAAGCGGTGAAGAGCTTAGTAACTTAGAGCTTATGGCAGCTCTTCAAGAGACAAATTTAAAAGAGCAAAAACAAAATGGAAGTCTGAATTTAAGCTCAAATTTAAGCCTTAAATTTAAAAAAGTTATACCAAGTGGTTGGCCTGTACAAAATAGAGGAGTTACTGATAGTTATGGTGAGCGGATTCACCCAGTAAGCCGTGTTAAAAGGCTTCATCACGGCATTGATTTAAGAGCAAGTGTTGGCACTCCAGCTTATGCTACGGCTGATGGTTTTGTTAAATTTAGTGGAGATTCTGGTACAGGTTATGGCAAACTTGTAAGTATAGCTCACAACTTTGGCTTTGAGACACGATATGCCCATATGGAAAATGTAGATGTTGTTCGCATGGGTCAGTGGGTAAAAAAAGGCGATCTTATCGGCTATACGGGCAATACCGGACTTAGCACAGGCCCACATCTTCATTACGAAGTAAGGTTTTTAGATCATAGCTTAGATCCTATAAATTTTATGGAGCAAACAGGGCTTTTTTATAAAGAGAGAAAAGTGCCTTGGAATGCCACTGCTAAAGCAATTGAGGATTTTTAA
- a CDS encoding Mur ligase family protein: MKLSEYLKNKPIFYKKIDFERFPKAYNSIKDALKIPPIIHIVGTNGKGSTGRFLAQILELNGFSVGHFTSPHIFEFRERFYKNGDIVSNDELENAHQILQNLLALEFKDSLSYFEYATLLAAILFQNCDYAIFEAGMGGEYDSTNSFPKILSLFTPISLDHTEILGDSIEKISKTKLNAMSKTAILNDDMNEISINIAKDIAVKKGANLSLASENLTTLDKEKISKYLRTFTLPKFLISNLTLACAAVKSLNLELNLSGLGKLNLRGRQEQILPNLTVDVGHNEDAARAVLEEFKGKKITLIYNAFKDKNYTKILAILKPIIKEVKIYCYKSEFRELATDDIFNVCENLGIKCSKFSSLNSDENFLVFGSFMLVEEFLKNENLC; encoded by the coding sequence CTGAAATTAAGTGAGTATCTAAAAAACAAACCCATTTTTTATAAAAAAATCGACTTTGAGCGTTTTCCAAAAGCTTATAATAGCATTAAAGACGCTCTTAAAATACCACCTATTATCCACATAGTTGGCACAAATGGTAAAGGCTCAACAGGGCGCTTTTTAGCTCAAATTTTAGAGTTAAATGGCTTTAGCGTTGGACACTTTACAAGCCCGCATATTTTTGAATTTAGAGAAAGATTTTATAAAAACGGAGATATTGTGAGTAATGATGAGCTAGAAAATGCTCACCAAATTTTACAAAACTTGCTTGCTTTAGAGTTTAAAGACTCTCTTAGTTACTTTGAGTATGCTACTTTATTAGCGGCTATTTTATTTCAAAACTGTGATTATGCTATCTTTGAAGCTGGCATGGGTGGTGAGTATGATAGCACAAATTCATTTCCTAAAATTTTATCTCTTTTTACCCCAATCTCGCTAGATCACACTGAAATTTTAGGTGATAGTATAGAAAAAATAAGCAAAACTAAGCTAAATGCCATGAGTAAGACTGCTATTTTAAATGATGATATGAATGAAATTTCAATTAATATCGCAAAAGATATAGCCGTTAAAAAGGGTGCAAATTTAAGCTTAGCAAGTGAGAATTTAACCACTCTTGATAAAGAGAAAATTTCAAAGTATTTAAGAACTTTTACTCTTCCAAAATTTCTTATATCAAATTTAACCTTAGCTTGTGCTGCTGTAAAATCTCTAAATTTAGAGCTAAATTTAAGCGGTCTTGGTAAGCTAAATTTAAGAGGTAGACAAGAGCAAATTTTACCAAATTTAACCGTTGATGTAGGGCATAATGAAGATGCAGCAAGAGCAGTTTTAGAAGAGTTTAAAGGTAAAAAAATAACACTTATTTACAACGCTTTTAAAGATAAAAATTACACTAAAATTTTAGCCATTTTAAAGCCTATTATAAAAGAGGTTAAAATTTACTGTTACAAAAGCGAATTTAGAGAGCTTGCAACTGATGATATTTTTAATGTGTGTGAGAATTTGGGTATAAAATGCTCAAAATTTAGCTCTTTAAATAGTGATGAAAATTTCTTAGTTTTTGGTTCATTTATGCTAGTGGAGGAGTTTTTAAAAAATGAAAACCTATGTTAG
- the lptE gene encoding LPS assembly lipoprotein LptE produces MRKLILTAIFAIFIIGCGYSPIARVTESVLGRSVFVDVAMSKTDPQNTVAIKDAVREGVVNRLHRALSSKENADTKIFVSISSLDFSALTYDKFGYITSYRANLNLNFKTELKDGRILNISSSGDHDFRVTRLVKSSRDTSSVISDQERYDAIQNASTQAFDEFIAALAVQGYKTEIK; encoded by the coding sequence ATGAGAAAGCTAATTCTAACAGCAATCTTTGCTATTTTTATTATAGGTTGTGGATACTCGCCAATTGCTAGAGTAACTGAGAGCGTTTTGGGTAGAAGTGTTTTTGTTGATGTTGCTATGAGTAAAACAGACCCGCAAAATACTGTAGCGATAAAAGATGCTGTTAGAGAAGGCGTTGTTAACCGCCTTCACAGAGCTCTTAGCAGTAAAGAAAATGCAGATACAAAGATATTTGTAAGTATTTCATCGCTTGATTTTTCAGCTTTAACTTATGATAAATTTGGCTATATCACATCTTATAGAGCAAATTTAAATCTAAATTTTAAAACAGAACTAAAAGATGGTAGAATTTTAAATATAAGTAGCAGCGGCGATCATGATTTTAGAGTTACAAGGTTGGTAAAAAGTAGCCGTGATACGAGTTCAGTTATTAGCGATCAAGAAAGATATGATGCTATTCAAAACGCTTCAACTCAAGCTTTTGATGAGTTTATAGCAGCTTTAGCTGTGCAAGGATATAAAACTGAAATTAAGTGA
- the leuS gene encoding leucine--tRNA ligase, with amino-acid sequence MSYNPKEIEAKWQKIWQEKQEFEPLDDYTLPKKYILSMFPYPSGRIHMGHVRNYTIGDAMARYYRKNGYNVLHPIGFDSFGMPAENAAIKHKIHPKKWTYENIEYMVKELDSLGLSFSKRRMLATSDPLYTKWEQEFFIKMYEAGLIYRKSAIVNWCENDQTVLANEQVEDGKCWRCGHEVVQKDMPGYYLRITKYANELLDDLEGLKDSWPSQVITMQENWIGRSDGLEFSFKFDDESKEKLDGIPGFKVFTTRPDTIYGMSYTALAPEHSVVKKLLDKELLDPKTEDKVREILNQSPRERQESDKDGVFLGLYVIHPLTNKKIPVWLANFVLVEYGDGAVMAVPAHDERDHEFASKFNLDIKQSIKLKGDNSPYNGEFLDIQSGGELINSGECSGLDNVVAKEKITSKFEEMGIGKKVTNYRLRDWGVSRQRYWGAPIPMIYCNDCGLVPESLENLPVTLPEDIEITGEGNPLDKHPTWKRCVCPKCGKVARRESDTLDTFFQSSWYFARFASDEKTWDKTAFDEKSVNYWMSVDQYIGGIEHAILHLLYARFFQKALRDLGYLRDSEPFKNLLTQGMVLKDGAKMSKSKGNTVDPDELISSFGADTARLFILFAAPPMKELEWNDSAVEGAYKFINRLFDRSENAYKTNTIPIINHAGLTKDEKYARLKVYEALVRANDVYTKTFTFNTLIAGCMEALNALNAQYNKDVLTEGFWIILNLLEPIIPHIANELSQKLFNRENFKDIKVLDEVFVKDSINLAVTVNGKKRAEIEVDTNLSKDQILTAGKDAVAKWLDGKEIIKEIYVKDKLINLVIK; translated from the coding sequence ATGTCGTATAACCCAAAAGAGATTGAAGCAAAATGGCAAAAAATTTGGCAAGAAAAACAAGAATTTGAGCCACTTGATGATTATACTTTACCTAAAAAATATATCCTTAGTATGTTTCCATACCCAAGTGGTAGAATTCACATGGGGCATGTTAGAAACTATACTATAGGTGATGCAATGGCTAGGTATTACCGTAAAAATGGCTACAATGTCCTTCATCCAATAGGCTTTGATAGCTTTGGTATGCCAGCAGAAAATGCCGCTATAAAGCATAAAATTCATCCTAAAAAATGGACTTATGAAAATATAGAGTATATGGTAAAAGAGCTTGATAGTTTAGGGCTATCTTTTTCTAAAAGGCGTATGTTAGCCACTTCTGATCCACTTTATACTAAGTGGGAACAAGAGTTTTTTATAAAAATGTATGAAGCTGGGCTTATATATAGAAAAAGTGCCATTGTAAACTGGTGTGAAAATGATCAAACCGTTTTAGCAAACGAACAAGTTGAAGATGGTAAGTGCTGGAGATGTGGACATGAGGTCGTACAAAAAGATATGCCAGGATACTATCTAAGGATTACTAAATACGCGAATGAACTTTTAGATGATTTAGAGGGGCTAAAAGATAGTTGGCCTTCACAAGTTATAACCATGCAAGAAAACTGGATAGGAAGAAGTGATGGACTAGAGTTTAGCTTTAAATTTGATGATGAAAGCAAAGAAAAGCTTGATGGAATACCTGGATTTAAGGTTTTTACAACTAGACCTGATACTATTTATGGTATGAGCTATACAGCTTTAGCGCCAGAACACAGCGTAGTAAAAAAGCTTCTTGATAAAGAATTGCTTGATCCTAAAACCGAAGATAAAGTTAGAGAAATTTTAAATCAAAGCCCAAGAGAGAGACAAGAAAGTGATAAAGATGGAGTATTTTTAGGACTTTATGTAATACATCCATTAACAAATAAAAAAATTCCAGTTTGGCTTGCAAATTTTGTTCTTGTAGAGTATGGAGATGGCGCTGTTATGGCTGTGCCTGCTCATGATGAAAGAGATCATGAATTTGCTAGTAAATTTAATCTTGATATTAAACAAAGCATTAAATTAAAAGGCGATAATAGCCCTTATAATGGCGAATTTTTAGATATACAAAGCGGTGGAGAGCTTATAAATTCAGGAGAATGTAGCGGACTTGATAATGTAGTGGCAAAAGAGAAAATCACTTCTAAATTTGAAGAGATGGGCATAGGTAAAAAAGTTACAAACTATAGACTTAGAGATTGGGGGGTAAGCCGTCAAAGATATTGGGGAGCACCAATTCCAATGATTTATTGTAACGATTGTGGATTAGTTCCTGAAAGTTTAGAAAACTTGCCTGTAACTTTGCCTGAAGATATTGAAATTACAGGTGAAGGTAACCCGTTAGATAAACATCCAACTTGGAAGCGTTGTGTTTGTCCAAAATGCGGCAAGGTGGCAAGAAGAGAGAGTGATACTTTAGATACATTTTTCCAAAGTAGTTGGTATTTTGCTAGGTTTGCAAGTGATGAGAAAACATGGGACAAAACTGCTTTTGATGAAAAAAGTGTTAATTACTGGATGAGTGTTGATCAATACATTGGTGGTATTGAACATGCTATTTTACACCTTTTATATGCTAGGTTTTTTCAAAAAGCATTAAGAGATTTAGGTTATTTAAGAGATAGTGAGCCATTTAAAAATTTACTAACTCAAGGTATGGTTTTAAAAGATGGTGCAAAAATGAGTAAAAGCAAAGGCAACACCGTCGATCCTGATGAACTTATAAGCAGTTTTGGTGCTGATACAGCTAGGCTTTTTATTCTGTTTGCTGCACCGCCTATGAAAGAGCTTGAGTGGAATGATAGTGCAGTTGAGGGAGCTTATAAATTTATAAACCGTCTTTTTGACAGAAGTGAAAATGCCTATAAAACCAACACTATTCCTATTATAAATCATGCTGGTTTAACTAAGGATGAGAAGTATGCAAGGCTTAAGGTATATGAAGCTTTAGTTAGAGCAAATGATGTTTATACTAAAACTTTTACCTTTAACACTCTTATTGCAGGGTGCATGGAAGCACTAAATGCCCTAAATGCTCAATATAATAAAGATGTGCTAACTGAGGGTTTTTGGATTATACTAAATCTGCTTGAGCCTATTATTCCACATATTGCAAATGAGCTAAGTCAAAAACTTTTTAATAGAGAAAATTTTAAAGATATAAAAGTACTTGATGAGGTTTTTGTAAAAGATAGTATAAATTTAGCAGTAACTGTTAATGGTAAAAAAAGAGCTGAGATAGAAGTTGATACAAATTTAAGCAAAGATCAAATTTTAACCGCTGGAAAAGATGCAGTAGCTAAGTGGCTAGATGGCAAAGAGATTATAAAAGAGATCTATGTAAAAGATAAGCTTATAAATCTGGTGATAAAATGA
- a CDS encoding DUF6394 family protein, with translation MNWGRVVHIFFTLMSFTTIAGYFYAPSAIALFVAASINLISTLLKVGVRNVLSTELFTSSVVADMHLIPAFIIYIVYPEKTDIMYSLMIGAFLCNLFSIVLTIVEAAKYKDEF, from the coding sequence GTGAACTGGGGTAGAGTAGTTCATATATTTTTTACTCTTATGAGTTTTACTACTATAGCTGGGTATTTTTATGCACCATCAGCTATTGCTCTTTTTGTAGCTGCTAGTATAAATTTGATCTCAACTTTGCTAAAAGTAGGAGTTAGAAATGTCTTATCAACTGAACTTTTTACTAGTTCAGTTGTAGCTGATATGCATTTAATACCAGCTTTTATTATATATATTGTTTACCCAGAAAAGACTGATATTATGTATTCGCTTATGATAGGTGCATTTTTATGTAACCTTTTTTCAATAGTTTTAACCATAGTTGAAGCTGCAAAATATAAAGATGAATTTTAG
- the secF gene encoding protein translocase subunit SecF → MQIFDKGKIYDFMGVRHLFLAISAILFVGSIVLLSTWGLKFGIDFSGGTLIQVKYDKAAPLDDIRKRLDKAGIEGASVTEFGSNEEVTIRYSSSNESLGSDVGAGIAEILDGSGNFEVRKVDVVGPKVGEELKKSGLMAIIVSLAGILIYIAVRFEWRFALAAIASEIHDVIITMGFISLMQIDVNLDTLAAILTVIGYSLNDTIIVFDRVREGVQESKENKLTAVINEAVSRTLSRTILTSLTTLIAVFVLFFYGGDMIHDFSSIMVVGVVVGTFSSVFIAAQALIWLRFSIEHYRADLAEKKRLKKEKEKMRAMYEKGIV, encoded by the coding sequence ATGCAGATATTTGATAAAGGCAAAATTTATGATTTCATGGGCGTTAGGCACCTGTTTTTAGCTATTTCTGCTATTTTATTTGTTGGTTCAATCGTACTTTTATCTACTTGGGGACTTAAATTTGGTATAGATTTTTCAGGTGGAACACTTATTCAAGTTAAGTATGATAAAGCTGCTCCACTTGATGATATAAGAAAAAGGCTTGATAAAGCAGGCATTGAAGGTGCTAGCGTAACTGAATTTGGAAGCAATGAAGAGGTTACTATAAGATACTCAAGCTCAAATGAGTCTTTGGGGAGCGATGTTGGAGCTGGTATAGCTGAAATTTTAGATGGTAGTGGAAATTTCGAAGTTAGAAAAGTTGATGTTGTTGGTCCAAAGGTAGGAGAAGAGCTTAAAAAAAGCGGTCTTATGGCTATAATAGTATCTTTGGCTGGAATTTTAATATATATAGCAGTTAGGTTTGAGTGGAGATTTGCTTTGGCTGCGATTGCTTCTGAAATTCACGATGTTATAATAACTATGGGTTTTATATCTTTAATGCAAATAGATGTGAATTTGGATACTTTAGCAGCAATACTGACGGTTATTGGATACTCGTTAAATGATACTATTATTGTTTTTGATAGGGTTAGAGAAGGGGTTCAAGAAAGTAAAGAAAACAAACTCACAGCTGTTATTAACGAAGCTGTTTCAAGAACTCTCTCAAGAACCATACTTACTTCGCTAACTACACTTATTGCGGTATTTGTGCTATTTTTCTATGGTGGAGATATGATTCATGATTTCTCATCAATTATGGTTGTTGGAGTTGTTGTTGGAACATTTAGTTCGGTTTTCATAGCAGCACAAGCTCTTATTTGGTTAAGATTTAGTATAGAGCACTATAGAGCAGACTTAGCTGAGAAAAAGCGTCTTAAAAAAGAGAAAGAGAAGATGCGAGCAATGTATGAAAAGGGTATAGTGTGA
- the secD gene encoding protein translocase subunit SecD — MNFKLIVLIVTFIFSVVFSIPSFLQLEKGAKINLGLDLQGGLHMVLNVKLEEAISSKIKSVAASLSYSAKKDDLLYSNFAIHDKDFEFEILDPDEAPKFDAILAKIPGLNITKNGNTWIVSLTESEAAATKEYAIDQAVETIRNRIDQFGLSEPTVARQGKEDILVEIPGVKSAEDKQRAKDLIGSSAHLQLMAVDSKRQDRAQSMSDAEAAKYGDILLEDAKVEGYKYAINQIPVLDGNMIVDARVAFDPNNNQPIINFTLNSEGAAIFGDFTGANVGERLAIVLDNKVYSAPNINERIGGGSGQISGGFTPQEAHDVAIALRSGALLAPVVLGEERSIGPSLGAESIAQSTFALFLAGALVIIFMMVYYGLAGIIANIALIINILFLVAIMALFGATLTLPGMAGIVLTVGMAVDANVIINERIREALRQGNSVRVSIKKGYENAMSAIIDSNLTSLITSVALYAYGTGPVKGFAVTMGIGIIASMITAIVGTHGIFDFLTPNIEKSKNAKLWFGYKLEGSK; from the coding sequence ATGAACTTTAAGCTTATAGTGCTTATTGTGACTTTCATCTTTTCTGTAGTTTTTTCTATCCCATCTTTTTTGCAACTAGAAAAAGGGGCTAAGATAAACTTAGGACTTGACCTTCAAGGCGGTCTTCATATGGTGCTAAATGTTAAGCTTGAAGAGGCGATAAGCTCAAAGATAAAATCAGTCGCAGCAAGTCTTAGTTATTCAGCTAAAAAAGATGACCTTTTATACTCAAATTTTGCTATTCATGATAAAGATTTTGAGTTTGAGATACTTGACCCTGATGAAGCACCTAAATTTGATGCGATACTTGCTAAAATTCCAGGACTTAACATTACTAAAAATGGTAACACTTGGATAGTTTCTCTAACTGAATCTGAAGCAGCCGCAACTAAAGAGTACGCTATAGATCAGGCTGTTGAGACTATTAGAAATAGAATTGATCAGTTTGGATTAAGTGAACCAACTGTTGCAAGGCAGGGAAAAGAGGACATTTTAGTTGAAATTCCAGGAGTAAAAAGTGCTGAAGATAAGCAAAGAGCAAAAGATCTTATAGGCTCATCAGCACACCTTCAACTTATGGCAGTTGATAGCAAAAGACAAGATAGAGCTCAAAGCATGAGTGATGCAGAGGCTGCTAAATATGGCGATATTTTGCTTGAAGATGCAAAAGTAGAAGGATATAAATACGCAATAAATCAAATTCCAGTTTTAGATGGAAATATGATAGTTGATGCAAGAGTTGCTTTTGATCCAAATAATAATCAGCCAATCATCAACTTTACTTTAAATTCTGAAGGAGCTGCGATATTTGGTGATTTTACTGGGGCAAATGTTGGTGAAAGACTAGCTATTGTTCTTGATAATAAGGTCTATTCTGCACCTAATATCAACGAAAGAATTGGTGGTGGTAGTGGACAAATAAGTGGTGGTTTTACTCCACAAGAGGCTCATGACGTTGCTATTGCTTTAAGAAGTGGGGCACTTTTGGCTCCTGTTGTTTTAGGTGAAGAAAGAAGTATAGGACCAAGCCTAGGAGCTGAAAGTATTGCACAAAGTACATTTGCGCTTTTTTTAGCTGGAGCTTTGGTTATTATATTTATGATGGTTTATTACGGTCTTGCTGGAATCATAGCTAATATTGCTCTTATTATAAATATTTTATTTTTGGTTGCTATTATGGCGCTATTTGGAGCGACCCTAACTCTTCCTGGAATGGCTGGAATAGTCCTAACAGTTGGAATGGCAGTAGATGCAAATGTTATCATAAATGAGCGTATTAGAGAGGCTTTAAGGCAGGGAAATTCTGTTAGGGTGAGCATTAAAAAAGGTTATGAAAATGCAATGAGTGCGATTATTGACTCAAACCTTACAAGTCTTATAACTTCAGTTGCCTTGTATGCGTATGGAACAGGTCCTGTTAAGGGATTTGCTGTAACTATGGGTATAGGAATTATCGCTTCTATGATAACAGCAATAGTAGGAACACACGGAATTTTTGACTTTTTAACACCTAATATAGAAAAGAGTAAAAATGCAAAACTTTGGTTTGGCTATAAGTTAGAAGGGAGCAAATAA
- the yajC gene encoding preprotein translocase subunit YajC yields the protein MEQGSMIGSFLPLIFFFLIFYFLLIRPQQKQAKAHALMLSELQKGDKIISTGGLKCTIVKVEDDFITVKLNDEVMVELLKSNVARKLEKIENSVEKKDKK from the coding sequence ATGGAACAAGGGAGTATGATAGGTTCATTTTTACCTCTAATATTTTTCTTTTTAATTTTTTACTTTTTGCTTATTAGGCCACAGCAAAAGCAAGCAAAAGCGCACGCTTTAATGCTTTCAGAGCTTCAAAAAGGAGACAAAATAATCTCAACAGGCGGACTAAAATGCACAATTGTAAAAGTTGAAGATGATTTTATCACAGTTAAACTTAATGACGAGGTAATGGTTGAGCTTTTAAAATCAAATGTAGCTAGAAAACTAGAAAAAATAGAAAATAGCGTAGAGAAAAAAGATAAGAAGTAA
- a CDS encoding apolipoprotein N-acyltransferase — MKNFIRRYFTTNEIIKGFCLALFLSNFIFVSYFENLVFEFISPFLVIFALFILIRSNRFEFFHTGFFIGIFWFYWVSFSLRFAQASYLIPFEILIFGVIYGLIFLAIGWFKSVYIRAILLLGVSYFYPLNFNWLNLELTLIYGIFEPNLRGLGAILLSIIVFIKIAKFRVLLSLLVLFLGLQIKECEVNYIPLKTKLITTNIPQSIKWQKDMVMPQVKDVLKQSQIAINEGYEFVIFPESAITTYLNLDENLVEILKNISNKITILLGSTAYEDGKQYNSSYLFQNGKMSRFDKHVLVPVGEEIPLPNLVKNFINDTFFDGGTDFSKASSYSEFEISGVKIRNAICYEATRPEIYKKNPNIMVAISNNGWFVPSTEPNFQSLFIRYFATKHCTTVYHSVNASKSEIIKPKRAWIKKVVKKFSTKA, encoded by the coding sequence GTGAAAAATTTTATAAGGAGATATTTTACCACAAATGAGATTATAAAAGGCTTTTGTTTAGCTCTTTTTTTATCAAATTTTATTTTTGTAAGCTATTTTGAAAATTTAGTTTTTGAATTTATCTCACCATTTTTAGTAATTTTTGCACTTTTTATACTGATAAGATCAAACCGTTTTGAGTTTTTTCATACCGGTTTTTTTATAGGAATTTTTTGGTTTTACTGGGTTAGTTTTAGCTTAAGATTTGCGCAAGCTAGCTATTTAATCCCTTTTGAGATTTTAATTTTTGGCGTAATTTATGGGCTTATTTTTTTAGCTATTGGGTGGTTTAAAAGCGTTTACATAAGGGCTATTTTACTTTTAGGAGTGAGTTATTTTTATCCGCTAAATTTCAACTGGCTAAATTTAGAACTAACTTTGATTTATGGAATTTTTGAGCCAAATTTAAGAGGACTTGGGGCTATTTTATTAAGCATAATTGTTTTTATAAAAATAGCAAAATTTAGAGTTTTATTAAGCCTTTTAGTGCTTTTTTTAGGACTTCAAATAAAAGAGTGTGAAGTAAATTACATCCCACTTAAAACAAAGCTTATCACGACTAATATCCCACAAAGCATAAAATGGCAAAAAGATATGGTTATGCCTCAAGTAAAAGATGTGCTAAAGCAAAGCCAAATAGCGATAAATGAGGGTTATGAATTTGTTATTTTTCCAGAAAGCGCTATTACAACTTATCTAAATTTAGATGAAAATTTAGTTGAAATTTTAAAAAACATATCTAATAAAATTACTATTTTACTAGGTTCTACCGCTTATGAAGATGGCAAGCAATACAACTCAAGCTATCTTTTTCAAAACGGTAAAATGAGCCGTTTTGATAAGCATGTATTAGTTCCTGTTGGCGAAGAAATTCCACTTCCAAATTTAGTTAAAAATTTCATCAATGATACATTTTTTGATGGCGGAACTGACTTTAGCAAAGCTAGCAGTTATAGCGAGTTTGAAATTTCAGGAGTTAAGATTAGAAATGCGATCTGCTACGAAGCAACTCGTCCTGAAATTTATAAAAAAAATCCTAACATAATGGTAGCTATCTCAAATAATGGCTGGTTTGTTCCATCAACTGAGCCAAATTTCCAAAGCCTTTTTATAAGATACTTCGCCACAAAACACTGCACCACTGTATATCACAGCGTAAATGCAAGTAAAAGCGAGATAATTAAACCAAAAAGAGCGTGGATTAAAAAGGTTGTAAAGAAATTTAGCACAAAAGCATAA
- the metK gene encoding methionine adenosyltransferase produces MYLFTSEVVSPGHPDKCADIIADTIVDTVLMRDKDARIASEVFIAGKNIVIGGEIKSSVEFSHKDYENMVKTALKHIGYNGNPNFTKEQCLHPDDIEVHVFLNEQSSDISQGVDQSDGEIGAGDQGIMFGFASNETKNYMPAAITYARVLCDKVYKFAKKNPDMFGVDIKTQVTLDYGDKDGFESCEPKSIHTIVVSVPSVESMSIEKVREVVGELIDNAGLPKHLYNKEKTIIYINPTGRYVNHSSLHDSGLTGRKLIVDSFGGYSPIGGGAQSSKDYTKVDRSGLYAARWIAKNIVASGLAKKCIVQLSYAIGVAKPTSVSVDTMGTHVKGVDDDKLSNFVTENFALTPKWITNKFGLDSPSKDTFLYAKVAAKGQVGDPSYPWEALDSVELFKKLL; encoded by the coding sequence ATGTATCTTTTTACATCTGAAGTTGTAAGTCCAGGTCATCCTGATAAATGTGCTGATATAATAGCTGATACTATAGTTGATACTGTTTTAATGAGAGATAAAGATGCTAGGATTGCAAGTGAAGTTTTTATAGCGGGTAAAAATATCGTCATAGGGGGCGAAATAAAATCAAGCGTAGAATTTAGTCACAAAGACTACGAGAATATGGTAAAAACCGCTCTAAAACATATCGGTTATAATGGCAATCCAAATTTTACAAAAGAGCAGTGTCTTCATCCTGATGATATCGAAGTTCATGTATTTTTAAATGAACAAAGTAGTGACATATCTCAAGGTGTGGATCAAAGCGATGGCGAGATAGGAGCAGGCGATCAAGGTATAATGTTTGGCTTTGCTTCAAATGAAACCAAAAATTACATGCCAGCAGCCATTACTTATGCAAGAGTTTTGTGTGATAAAGTCTATAAATTTGCAAAGAAAAATCCTGATATGTTTGGTGTAGATATCAAAACTCAAGTTACATTAGATTATGGAGATAAGGATGGCTTTGAGAGTTGTGAACCAAAAAGCATTCACACTATAGTTGTATCTGTACCAAGTGTAGAGAGCATGTCAATAGAAAAAGTTAGAGAGGTTGTGGGCGAGTTAATTGATAATGCGGGACTTCCAAAACATCTTTATAATAAAGAAAAAACTATTATTTATATAAATCCAACAGGACGCTATGTAAATCACTCAAGCCTTCATGATAGTGGTTTAACTGGTAGAAAATTAATAGTTGATAGTTTTGGTGGGTATTCGCCAATCGGTGGTGGTGCTCAATCTAGTAAAGACTATACAAAAGTAGATAGAAGCGGGCTTTATGCAGCTAGATGGATAGCTAAAAATATCGTCGCTTCAGGGCTTGCTAAAAAGTGTATCGTTCAGCTAAGTTATGCTATTGGTGTTGCAAAACCAACAAGCGTGAGTGTAGATACAATGGGAACTCATGTTAAGGGCGTAGATGATGATAAACTTTCAAATTTTGTAACTGAAAATTTTGCACTTACTCCAAAATGGATAACTAATAAATTTGGACTTGACTCACCTAGCAAAGATACATTTCTTTATGCAAAAGTAGCAGCTAAAGGTCAAGTTGGAGATCCTAGCTATCCATGGGAAGCACTTGATAGTGTAGAGCTTTTCAAAAAGCTTTTATAA